Proteins from a genomic interval of Kitasatospora kifunensis:
- a CDS encoding helix-turn-helix domain-containing protein, which translates to MPDQIDREVGRRINRARLRKGWDQAYLGDLVGRSESWISKVERGQLALDSVQMAGRLAELLGVDAPHLLALDLRYPNWQRGQLPVNSHVPSRPTTAPGGDAEGEPVLRRAFALGTLAGLSSAYAALSPDARDQLAARTQRGRVDRRALRELGTISRSIRRAYSSFPARALLPVAHDQIELALSLRPREQPQAERFALLNHMAEMAALAGGMLTLDLGDFEGADAYMTFAQQLARETGNAEIRALILGGRAFVESRHGGDQDDALDFALAAVDHAGRGASVRTRAWTHAVCSEMYASCGDEAGFRSALDTARTLLSGPVDDDHRWSGFSWFDLSKADGYEGGDLVAMGRWREALPALDQALQRLPEPMLRHRGTAHVGRAEAYAGAGEVVAACADGHAALDLVAQVQHKDTLRRVTQLHRSLRASAPSPAVRALGEHVLDIRTIVKTSKVA; encoded by the coding sequence GTGCCCGACCAGATCGACAGAGAGGTCGGCCGGCGCATCAACCGCGCCAGGCTCCGCAAAGGCTGGGATCAGGCGTACCTGGGTGACCTCGTAGGGCGCTCAGAGTCCTGGATCTCCAAGGTCGAGCGCGGACAGCTCGCGCTGGACAGCGTGCAGATGGCCGGGCGCCTGGCCGAACTGCTCGGTGTGGATGCGCCGCACCTGCTCGCGTTGGATCTGCGGTACCCGAACTGGCAGCGTGGCCAACTGCCGGTCAACTCGCATGTTCCGTCCCGGCCCACCACCGCGCCTGGGGGCGACGCGGAAGGGGAGCCCGTGCTCCGACGCGCCTTCGCGCTCGGCACTCTCGCTGGTCTCAGCAGCGCCTACGCCGCTCTGTCCCCCGATGCTCGGGACCAGTTGGCCGCGCGTACGCAACGCGGTCGTGTCGACCGGCGTGCGTTGCGGGAGTTGGGCACCATCAGCCGCAGCATCCGCCGCGCCTACAGCAGCTTCCCGGCGCGCGCCCTGCTGCCGGTGGCGCACGATCAGATCGAGCTGGCTCTTTCGCTGCGCCCCAGGGAGCAGCCGCAGGCCGAGCGGTTCGCGCTGCTGAACCACATGGCGGAGATGGCGGCATTGGCGGGCGGCATGCTGACCCTGGATCTGGGGGATTTCGAGGGCGCGGACGCCTATATGACGTTCGCTCAGCAACTTGCGCGCGAGACCGGCAACGCGGAGATCCGCGCGCTGATCCTGGGCGGGCGGGCCTTCGTGGAGTCGCGTCATGGCGGCGACCAGGACGACGCGCTCGACTTCGCGCTCGCCGCAGTGGACCACGCCGGGCGGGGCGCATCCGTGCGGACAAGGGCGTGGACGCATGCCGTGTGCTCCGAGATGTACGCCAGCTGCGGCGACGAGGCCGGCTTCCGCAGCGCGCTGGATACGGCCCGCACGCTGCTGTCCGGCCCGGTGGACGACGATCACCGCTGGAGCGGCTTCTCGTGGTTCGATCTGTCGAAGGCGGACGGCTACGAGGGCGGGGACCTGGTGGCGATGGGCCGCTGGCGCGAGGCGCTTCCGGCGCTGGATCAGGCGCTGCAGCGACTGCCGGAGCCGATGCTGCGCCACCGGGGCACCGCGCACGTAGGCCGGGCAGAGGCGTACGCGGGGGCGGGAGAGGTGGTGGCGGCCTGCGCGGACGGACACGCCGCCCTCGACCTGGTCGCCCAGGTGCAGCACAAGGACACGCTGCGCCGGGTGACGCAGTTGCACCGCTCGCTGCGCGCCTCGGCGCCCTCGCCTGCGGTGCGGGCGCTGGGTGAGCATGTGCTCGACATTCGGACGATCGTCAAGACCTCGAAGGTGGCGTGA
- a CDS encoding HAD-IA family hydrolase, with protein sequence MKRALILDFGGVLTSNIREATLGFDRREGLPEGTFMTVVGQHPEGIELFAQLERGEIGQAEWGERTGALLGVDGTDLLPRVLADLRTEPSVAEAAQRARAAGVRLALLSNSSGLAPYDSYLGWDLEALFDVVVLSEHHGIAKPDPALYEITLQRLGLPGSECVFVDDTPRNLPPAEALGIATVLATDPAATIAQAEALLGLRLSAEV encoded by the coding sequence ATGAAGCGTGCATTGATCCTCGACTTCGGTGGGGTGCTGACCAGCAACATCCGGGAGGCAACGCTCGGCTTCGACCGGCGGGAGGGACTGCCGGAGGGCACGTTCATGACCGTGGTGGGCCAGCATCCGGAGGGCATCGAGCTGTTCGCCCAGTTGGAGCGCGGGGAGATCGGTCAGGCTGAGTGGGGCGAGCGTACCGGGGCCCTGCTGGGGGTGGACGGTACTGACCTGCTGCCTCGGGTGCTGGCGGACCTGCGTACTGAGCCGTCGGTGGCCGAGGCCGCGCAGCGCGCCCGCGCGGCGGGCGTGCGACTCGCCTTGCTGTCCAACAGCTCCGGGCTGGCGCCGTACGACTCATACCTCGGCTGGGATCTGGAGGCGCTGTTCGACGTGGTGGTGCTGTCCGAGCACCACGGCATCGCCAAGCCGGACCCGGCACTCTACGAGATCACGCTCCAGCGGCTCGGTCTTCCAGGCAGCGAGTGCGTGTTCGTGGACGACACCCCGCGCAACCTGCCGCCAGCCGAGGCACTGGGAATCGCCACTGTGCTCGCGACCGACCCCGCCGCGACGATTGCGCAGGCGGAGGCCTTGCTCGGTCTACGACTCAGCGCAGAGGTCTAG
- the galE gene encoding UDP-glucose 4-epimerase GalE gives MKVLITGGAGFIGSTIASACLDEGIEPVILDDLSTGRPEFVAGRNFYRGDIADPDLIDRVFADHEDIHATIGCAARIVVPESVADPLGYYDTNLTKGLALVRSLLRNGCHRLVFSGSAAIYDSGQNITEEAPLRPLSPYARTKAAFEGALQDTTGGTPLRVITLRYFNPIGADPKQRSGLQTTKPTHALGVMIDRYRAREPFPITGTNWPTRDGSGIRDYVHVWDLAAAHIAAVRRFDAVVPEAGPRYLPINLGSGNGTTVFELIAAFEEVTGEPLAHHLTDARPGDNAGAYPNIDRAHDLLGWAPARSLQDGIADALTWNATRDSVLKDE, from the coding sequence ATGAAGGTTCTCATCACCGGCGGCGCTGGATTCATCGGATCCACCATCGCCTCGGCCTGCCTGGACGAGGGCATCGAGCCGGTCATCCTGGACGACCTGTCCACCGGCCGCCCCGAGTTCGTGGCAGGCCGCAACTTCTACCGGGGCGACATCGCCGACCCGGACCTCATCGACCGCGTGTTCGCCGACCACGAGGACATCCACGCCACCATCGGCTGTGCCGCGCGGATCGTCGTCCCCGAGTCGGTGGCCGACCCACTCGGCTACTACGACACCAACCTCACCAAGGGCCTGGCCCTGGTCCGGAGCTTGCTGCGCAACGGCTGCCACCGGCTGGTGTTCTCCGGCTCGGCGGCGATCTACGACTCTGGCCAGAACATCACCGAGGAGGCGCCGCTGCGTCCGCTGTCGCCTTACGCACGCACCAAGGCGGCGTTCGAGGGCGCGCTTCAGGACACCACCGGCGGCACGCCGTTGCGGGTCATCACCCTGCGGTACTTCAACCCGATCGGCGCCGACCCCAAGCAGCGCAGCGGACTGCAGACGACCAAGCCGACCCACGCGCTCGGGGTCATGATCGACCGCTACCGCGCCCGCGAACCGTTCCCGATCACCGGCACGAACTGGCCGACCCGCGATGGCTCCGGCATCCGCGACTACGTCCACGTGTGGGACCTGGCTGCGGCCCACATCGCCGCGGTACGCCGCTTCGATGCCGTCGTGCCCGAGGCCGGCCCGCGCTACCTGCCCATCAACCTCGGCTCGGGCAACGGCACTACCGTGTTCGAGCTGATCGCCGCGTTCGAGGAGGTCACCGGCGAACCGCTCGCCCACCACCTCACCGACGCCCGGCCCGGCGACAACGCCGGCGCCTACCCGAACATCGACCGTGCTCACGACTTGCTGGGCTGGGCCCCGGCCCGATCCCTTCAGGACGGCATCGCCGACGCCCTGACCTGGAACGCGACCCGAGACTCCGTGCTGAAGGACGAGTGA
- a CDS encoding NAD(P)-binding domain-containing protein, whose amino-acid sequence MTPAPTRAPRPATTIVVAGYGVMTAGILPHLAALPDTRVTLTSRHLTKAPDATIPLIAPAAIVAQHPDVILGCFEDDARSHAFWSHEHVVAAVTEHRPACIEMSTISPERAEEWHHEITALGGLPWECPVTGSRPGAKAGTLSAFVHAPAAHPAANRVLAAFTRNRYPFTRPGNPARFKLIFNAWGASLLHAAGVFARCLPVHLGPDYLVAARIVTSDGWMATLAGQKLPRIETGAYTDPDFAVHHMVKDLVYARDLLGDLPLVTAALEAFAAAEKRHGPYADFTAVADTTTGGTP is encoded by the coding sequence ATGACACCTGCCCCAACACGGGCGCCCCGACCGGCGACGACGATCGTCGTCGCCGGGTACGGGGTGATGACCGCCGGCATCCTGCCCCACCTCGCGGCCCTGCCCGACACCCGCGTCACCCTCACCAGCCGCCACCTGACGAAGGCGCCGGACGCCACGATCCCCCTGATCGCCCCGGCCGCGATAGTTGCCCAGCACCCGGACGTGATCCTGGGGTGCTTCGAGGACGACGCCCGCAGTCATGCCTTCTGGAGCCACGAACACGTCGTCGCCGCCGTCACCGAGCATCGGCCGGCGTGCATCGAGATGTCCACCATCAGCCCCGAGCGGGCCGAGGAGTGGCACCACGAGATCACTGCCCTGGGCGGCCTGCCCTGGGAGTGCCCGGTCACCGGTTCCCGGCCCGGTGCGAAGGCCGGGACCCTCTCCGCCTTCGTCCACGCCCCCGCCGCGCACCCGGCCGCCAACCGCGTTCTGGCAGCCTTCACCCGCAACCGATACCCGTTCACCCGACCGGGGAACCCGGCCCGCTTCAAGCTGATCTTCAACGCGTGGGGTGCCTCGCTCCTCCACGCCGCCGGCGTCTTCGCCCGGTGCCTGCCGGTGCACCTCGGTCCGGACTACCTGGTAGCCGCCCGGATCGTCACCTCCGACGGCTGGATGGCCACCCTCGCAGGCCAGAAGCTGCCCCGGATCGAAACGGGCGCCTACACCGACCCGGACTTCGCCGTGCATCACATGGTCAAGGACCTCGTCTACGCCCGTGACCTGCTGGGTGACCTCCCGCTGGTCACCGCCGCGCTGGAGGCCTTCGCCGCCGCAGAGAAGCGCCACGGCCCCTACGCCGACTTCACCGCCGTCGCCGACACCACGACCGGAGGAACCCCGTGA
- a CDS encoding nucleotidyltransferase domain-containing protein: protein MNSHDLPLLLQRLAQEFTDVTGMSVVLSGSLARGDHRTGRSGRITSDLDLIPVVADETDAPAARAVLEPILQRLANAFQIEATAAITTLSAFRRAKHAPYRTSMRCQWLCDGLGLGPDAFTACDPNASAALPWVIQPVSYYLAKANVTDPQTNLVKARTVAARLVGTAGVEELPGTLDDLPRCLRNLIAERRLTPLDSTALYLCAPTRPGIALSVRDAVFIENQGLPFAASAVVVLPSSPN, encoded by the coding sequence GTGAACTCGCACGACCTTCCCCTGTTACTTCAACGGCTGGCACAGGAGTTCACGGACGTGACGGGCATGTCGGTGGTCCTGTCCGGCTCCCTGGCCCGGGGCGACCACCGCACCGGACGCAGCGGACGCATCACCTCGGACCTCGACCTGATCCCGGTCGTCGCCGACGAGACCGATGCGCCCGCCGCCCGCGCCGTACTGGAGCCGATCCTGCAACGGCTCGCCAACGCCTTCCAGATCGAGGCGACAGCCGCCATCACCACGCTGAGCGCCTTCCGGCGAGCCAAGCACGCTCCCTACCGCACCAGCATGCGCTGCCAATGGCTGTGCGACGGCCTCGGCCTCGGACCGGATGCCTTCACGGCCTGCGACCCAAACGCCAGTGCGGCCCTGCCATGGGTGATCCAGCCAGTCTCCTACTACCTGGCGAAGGCCAACGTCACGGACCCACAGACCAACCTGGTCAAGGCCCGCACCGTCGCCGCGCGACTGGTCGGCACCGCCGGGGTGGAGGAACTTCCCGGCACTCTGGACGACTTGCCCAGATGCCTGCGCAACCTGATCGCCGAGCGCCGCCTGACGCCACTCGACTCGACCGCCCTCTATCTCTGCGCACCGACGCGCCCCGGCATCGCCTTGTCGGTCCGCGACGCCGTGTTCATCGAGAACCAAGGACTGCCCTTCGCCGCCTCGGCCGTCGTCGTGCTGCCCTCCAGCCCGAACTGA
- a CDS encoding radical SAM protein codes for MSTRQHVEILPPHPLRAGYDDSLPAGSIADQFQRRLEPNHFNPAYLGALTERVEQAHRQDPADEVTRWRLAFLLLQNHATAAAVHRAEQLLTGATLPEGKRLAQLVTGIRSREEQPRTGRCVTRVNWSINNRCPMSCHGCYNPFAAEQVDFDQAKDIIDKLAEHGTTDLILAGGDPLLWPPILDVVDHATASGIKVALDTTGYTLNADKLNRLTSLASLRLPLDAVTADVQRAFRRSPDRKLLSALLESLALCDQAGFDRVRVHTVASAKNLHQLPAIADEVLGHRSVAQWVIFQWWGRRASPATVRALSVHIEPVREVVQTIRQHYPGRDIILAESSDRELLNWMIQSSGQVVTFGSGPEEEFILGNLLTDRVEDILAHPILDFDAMARGVPVTPTKRQP; via the coding sequence ATGTCCACCCGTCAGCACGTGGAGATCCTTCCTCCGCACCCGCTGCGCGCCGGATACGACGACAGTCTCCCGGCCGGGTCGATCGCCGACCAGTTCCAACGGCGACTGGAGCCGAACCACTTCAACCCGGCCTACCTCGGAGCCCTCACCGAGCGCGTCGAACAGGCCCACCGCCAGGACCCGGCCGACGAGGTCACGCGCTGGCGCCTGGCGTTCCTCCTGCTCCAGAACCACGCCACCGCCGCCGCCGTCCACCGCGCCGAGCAACTGCTCACCGGGGCCACCCTCCCCGAGGGCAAGCGCCTGGCCCAGCTGGTCACAGGCATCCGGAGCCGTGAGGAGCAGCCGCGCACCGGACGGTGCGTCACCCGTGTCAACTGGTCCATCAACAACCGCTGCCCGATGAGCTGTCACGGCTGCTACAACCCCTTCGCCGCCGAGCAGGTCGACTTCGACCAGGCCAAGGACATCATCGACAAGCTGGCCGAACACGGGACCACGGACCTCATCCTGGCTGGCGGTGACCCCCTCCTGTGGCCGCCGATCCTCGACGTGGTCGATCACGCCACGGCCAGTGGGATCAAGGTCGCCCTGGACACCACGGGCTACACGCTCAACGCCGACAAACTGAACCGCCTCACATCCTTGGCATCGCTGCGACTGCCGTTGGACGCCGTCACCGCGGACGTGCAGCGGGCGTTCCGCCGCAGCCCGGACCGCAAACTCCTCTCAGCGCTGCTGGAATCCCTCGCGCTGTGCGACCAGGCCGGGTTCGATCGGGTGCGGGTCCACACCGTGGCCTCTGCGAAGAACCTCCACCAGTTGCCCGCCATCGCGGACGAAGTCCTGGGTCATCGGTCAGTGGCCCAGTGGGTGATCTTCCAGTGGTGGGGGCGCCGCGCCTCACCGGCTACCGTCCGCGCGCTGAGCGTGCACATCGAGCCGGTTCGCGAGGTGGTCCAGACGATCCGCCAGCACTACCCGGGCCGAGACATCATCCTGGCCGAGAGTTCGGACCGCGAGCTGCTGAACTGGATGATCCAATCCAGCGGACAAGTCGTCACCTTCGGCTCGGGCCCCGAAGAGGAGTTCATCCTCGGCAACCTGTTGACCGACCGGGTCGAGGACATCCTGGCCCATCCCATCCTCGACTTCGATGCCATGGCACGTGGGGTCCCGGTCACGCCCACGAAACGGCAGCCCTGA
- a CDS encoding oxidoreductase: MPTRALTSWNNTADSAGTWRLGDLTVNRLGFGAMRLTGSAPFDQGVPSDRERAIGVLRRAVELGVNHIDTAAFYFSSTRSANELINRALAPYPDELVIATKVWPGRDSSGAWRWAAPEELRGQVEENLRQLGRDHLDVVNLRVPPSRKSGSIAEHFGALAELREAGLVRHLGLSNVTGAQLAEVRDIAPVVCVQNAYGIGAPREEQELLRVCGELGIAFVPFSAIAGGGGGEEEAAVLAIARAHGASPAQVRLAWTLQQGPHVLAIPGTGDPGHLVENVAAGALQLTEEEVARLRVSAG, encoded by the coding sequence ATGCCCACACGTGCACTCACCTCATGGAACAACACCGCTGATTCCGCCGGGACTTGGCGGCTCGGCGACCTGACCGTCAACCGGCTCGGGTTCGGCGCGATGCGCCTGACCGGCAGCGCGCCCTTCGACCAGGGGGTGCCGAGCGATCGCGAGCGGGCGATCGGCGTGCTGCGACGCGCGGTCGAGCTCGGCGTGAACCACATCGACACCGCCGCGTTCTACTTCTCGTCGACGCGCTCCGCCAACGAGTTGATCAACCGGGCACTCGCGCCCTACCCGGACGAGCTGGTCATCGCCACCAAGGTCTGGCCCGGCCGGGACTCCTCCGGTGCGTGGCGGTGGGCAGCGCCAGAGGAGTTGCGCGGGCAGGTGGAGGAGAACCTGCGCCAACTCGGCCGCGACCACCTGGACGTGGTGAACCTACGGGTACCCCCGAGTCGCAAGAGCGGCTCGATCGCCGAGCACTTCGGCGCGCTGGCCGAGCTGCGAGAGGCGGGGCTCGTGCGGCACCTCGGCCTGTCCAACGTGACGGGCGCGCAGCTGGCCGAGGTGCGAGACATCGCGCCGGTGGTCTGCGTGCAGAACGCCTACGGCATCGGCGCGCCGCGCGAGGAGCAGGAGTTGCTGCGGGTCTGCGGCGAACTCGGCATCGCCTTCGTGCCGTTCTCCGCGATCGCGGGCGGCGGAGGTGGGGAGGAGGAAGCAGCAGTGCTCGCCATCGCCCGCGCGCATGGCGCGTCGCCCGCGCAGGTCCGGCTGGCCTGGACCTTGCAGCAGGGGCCGCACGTGCTGGCGATCCCGGGGACGGGTGATCCGGGGCACCTGGTGGAGAACGTCGCCGCGGGCGCGTTGCAGCTGACCGAGGAGGAGGTGGCGCGCCTGCGGGTCAGCGCTGGTTGA
- a CDS encoding FG-GAP-like repeat-containing protein, with the protein MAAPVLAVTFSSSATAAESAPPSAAEDFSYPGAAKILADRGITLKSGDGHIVLADCGSGTGLVQLYSRTATPSEVCFKITDRTGYLSLEIPQIYNIKGDDHAIKATLNTAGTVTSFDLAKNAWTPVGEGSSTGASTLLELNATDGPAAAPATNPTPAVGTITVGQPGHPGSRACTGTLIAPQWMLSAASCFTDTPGDLSTVPVGLPKTRTTATIAGRGFDVSALVPRTDRDVVMVRLVEPVNDVTPLAVATTAPATGEDLQVLGFGRTKTDWVPAQPHNATFTAGTVVGSGFDLTAKAPADATVCKGDAGGPALRAKNGGYELAAVTTRSWQGGCLGESETRQGASETRVDDLATWITDTRDHRSATANEVGGSGRVRFADFDGDGKPDYWVINDDGSVNVWLNRGGDQAGPNGWLPIGKVASGVTTDRSRVRIADFDGDGKADYWVINPDGSVNVWLNRGGDQAGPNGWLPIGKVATGVTTNQDQVRLADFTGDGKADYCVIKDDGEVDVWLNRGGDIVGNNGWQSIGKVASGVTTDRSRVRLADFDGDGKADYNVINQDGSVATWLNRGGDGHGGWQSLGRVAVGLTTNQNLVYLTDFTGDGKADYLWNPGDGSIHAYANQGGDPSGPNGWASLGRIASGA; encoded by the coding sequence TTGGCCGCGCCCGTACTGGCGGTCACCTTCTCCTCGTCGGCGACGGCGGCGGAGTCGGCCCCACCGTCCGCGGCGGAGGACTTCTCCTATCCGGGGGCGGCGAAGATCCTCGCCGACCGCGGCATCACCCTCAAGTCGGGTGACGGGCACATCGTGCTGGCCGACTGCGGGTCGGGGACCGGCCTGGTCCAGTTGTACAGCCGCACGGCGACCCCCAGCGAGGTCTGCTTCAAGATCACGGACCGAACCGGGTACCTGTCGCTGGAGATCCCGCAGATCTACAACATCAAGGGCGACGACCACGCGATCAAGGCCACGCTGAACACGGCGGGCACGGTCACCAGCTTCGACCTCGCCAAGAACGCCTGGACCCCGGTGGGCGAGGGCAGTTCCACCGGCGCCAGCACGCTGCTGGAGCTGAACGCCACCGACGGACCGGCCGCCGCACCCGCGACCAACCCCACCCCGGCGGTCGGCACCATCACTGTCGGTCAGCCCGGCCACCCGGGCTCGCGCGCCTGCACCGGCACGCTGATCGCCCCGCAGTGGATGCTGTCGGCAGCCAGTTGCTTCACCGACACCCCGGGCGACCTCAGCACCGTCCCCGTCGGTCTGCCGAAGACCCGGACCACCGCCACCATCGCAGGCCGTGGCTTCGACGTCTCCGCACTCGTGCCCCGCACCGACCGCGACGTCGTCATGGTCCGTCTGGTCGAGCCCGTCAACGACGTCACCCCGCTCGCCGTCGCCACCACTGCTCCGGCCACGGGCGAGGACCTGCAGGTGCTCGGCTTCGGCCGGACCAAGACCGACTGGGTGCCCGCCCAGCCCCACAACGCGACGTTCACCGCCGGTACGGTCGTCGGCTCCGGCTTCGACCTCACCGCGAAGGCCCCCGCCGACGCCACCGTCTGCAAGGGTGACGCCGGCGGTCCCGCCCTGCGCGCCAAGAACGGCGGCTACGAACTCGCCGCCGTCACCACCCGTTCCTGGCAGGGCGGTTGCCTCGGCGAGAGCGAGACCCGCCAGGGTGCCTCCGAGACCCGGGTCGACGACCTCGCCACGTGGATCACGGACACCCGCGACCACCGCTCGGCGACCGCGAACGAGGTCGGCGGCAGCGGCCGGGTGCGGTTCGCCGACTTCGACGGTGACGGCAAGCCCGACTACTGGGTGATCAACGATGACGGTTCGGTCAACGTCTGGCTCAACCGTGGTGGCGACCAGGCCGGCCCGAACGGTTGGCTGCCGATCGGCAAGGTGGCCTCCGGTGTCACCACCGACCGCAGCCGGGTCCGCATCGCCGACTTCGACGGTGACGGCAAGGCCGACTACTGGGTGATCAACCCCGATGGCTCGGTCAACGTGTGGCTCAACCGTGGTGGCGACCAGGCCGGCCCGAACGGCTGGCTGCCGATCGGCAAGGTGGCCACCGGCGTGACCACCAACCAGGACCAGGTCCGGCTGGCCGACTTCACCGGCGACGGCAAGGCCGACTACTGCGTGATCAAGGACGACGGTGAGGTCGACGTCTGGCTCAACCGTGGCGGCGACATCGTCGGCAACAACGGCTGGCAGTCGATCGGCAAGGTGGCCTCCGGTGTCACCACCGACCGCAGCCGGGTCCGGCTGGCCGACTTCGACGGTGACGGCAAGGCCGACTACAACGTCATCAACCAGGATGGCTCCGTTGCCACGTGGCTCAACCGGGGTGGCGACGGACACGGCGGCTGGCAGTCCCTCGGCCGCGTCGCCGTCGGCCTGACCACCAACCAGAACCTGGTCTACCTGACGGACTTCACCGGCGACGGCAAGGCCGACTACCTCTGGAACCCCGGCGACGGCAGCATCCACGCGTACGCCAACCAGGGCGGCGACCCCAGCGGCCCGAACGGCTGGGCGTCGCTCGGACGGATCGCCAGCGGCGCCTGA
- a CDS encoding FG-GAP-like repeat-containing protein, which translates to MKQTASRMLTALLAVTGLSLGLGPTAAHAAIKPAPALIKVMPLGDSITYGAGSTTGAGYRAPLWDLTTRQSPYTIDMVGSNSAGSMADPDNEGHSGFRIAQIRDGIDQWLTAADPDVVLLHLGINDLKWDKADPVQAATRLSELVDRIQTDKPGATVIVQGLLTATPGLEQQTADFNRTIGALEADRQREGRHVRYAAPADVTPAELPDQLHPNDDGYRKMAQVFHDALDRTVADGWAPRPAVPRAGTEAGDSGRVRWADFDGDGKPDYWVINDDGSVNVWLNRGGDQAGSNGWQALGKVATGVTTDRSRVRIADFDGDGKADYWVINPDGSVNVWLNRGGDQAGSNGWLPLGRVATGLTTNQDQVRIADFDGDGKADYWLINPDGSINVWLNRGGDVAGPNGWQALGKVATGVTTDRSRIRLADFDGDGKADYNVINPDGSVSTWLNRGGDGHGGWQPLGRTATGVTTDQTSVQLVDFTADTHADYLQTGTDGHVTAYANNGGDPSGPNGWTYLGQITNGHA; encoded by the coding sequence ATGAAACAGACCGCCTCCCGGATGCTGACGGCCCTGCTCGCCGTGACCGGCCTCAGCCTCGGCCTGGGGCCGACCGCCGCCCACGCCGCCATCAAGCCCGCGCCTGCCCTGATCAAGGTCATGCCGCTCGGTGACTCGATAACCTACGGGGCCGGCAGCACCACCGGCGCCGGTTACCGCGCGCCGCTGTGGGACCTGACCACGCGCCAATCCCCTTACACCATCGACATGGTCGGCTCGAACTCCGCCGGCTCCATGGCGGACCCGGACAACGAAGGCCACAGCGGCTTCCGGATCGCACAGATCCGGGACGGCATCGACCAGTGGCTGACCGCCGCCGACCCGGACGTCGTCCTGCTGCACCTGGGCATCAACGACCTCAAGTGGGACAAGGCCGATCCGGTCCAGGCCGCCACTCGGCTGTCGGAGCTGGTCGACCGCATCCAGACCGACAAGCCGGGTGCCACCGTCATCGTCCAGGGCCTGCTCACCGCCACCCCCGGCCTCGAACAGCAGACCGCCGACTTCAACCGCACCATCGGCGCCCTGGAGGCCGACCGGCAGCGCGAGGGCCGGCACGTGCGCTACGCGGCCCCGGCCGACGTCACCCCCGCCGAACTGCCCGACCAGCTGCACCCCAACGACGACGGCTACCGCAAGATGGCCCAGGTCTTCCACGACGCCCTCGACCGCACCGTCGCCGACGGCTGGGCCCCGCGCCCCGCCGTCCCCCGTGCCGGCACCGAGGCCGGGGACAGCGGCCGGGTCCGCTGGGCCGACTTCGACGGCGACGGCAAGCCCGACTACTGGGTGATCAACGATGACGGTTCGGTCAACGTGTGGCTCAACCGTGGTGGCGACCAGGCCGGTTCCAACGGCTGGCAGGCCCTTGGCAAGGTGGCCACCGGTGTCACCACCGACCGCAGCCGGGTCCGCATCGCCGACTTCGACGGTGACGGCAAGGCCGACTACTGGGTGATCAACCCCGATGGCTCGGTCAACGTGTGGCTCAACCGTGGTGGCGACCAGGCCGGCTCCAACGGCTGGCTGCCGCTGGGCCGCGTCGCCACCGGCCTGACCACCAACCAGGACCAGGTCCGCATCGCCGACTTCGACGGTGACGGCAAGGCCGACTACTGGCTGATCAACCCCGACGGTTCGATCAACGTCTGGCTCAACCGCGGCGGCGACGTCGCCGGTCCCAATGGCTGGCAGGCCCTGGGCAAGGTGGCCACCGGCGTCACCACCGACCGCAGCCGCATCCGGCTGGCCGACTTCGACGGCGACGGCAAGGCCGACTACAACGTCATCAACCCGGACGGCTCCGTCTCCACCTGGCTCAACCGGGGCGGCGACGGACACGGCGGTTGGCAGCCCCTCGGCCGCACCGCCACCGGCGTCACCACCGACCAGACCAGCGTCCAACTCGTCGACTTCACCGCCGACACCCACGCCGACTACCTCCAGACCGGCACGGACGGCCACGTCACCGCCTACGCCAACAACGGCGGCGACCCCAGTGGCCCGAACGGCTGGACCTACCTCGGCCAGATCACCAACGGCCACGCCTGA